A portion of the Meriones unguiculatus strain TT.TT164.6M chromosome 11, Bangor_MerUng_6.1, whole genome shotgun sequence genome contains these proteins:
- the LOC110545968 gene encoding olfactory receptor 1361-like, with protein MRGTNQSSVSEFLLLGLSTQPQQQQLLFLLFLIMYMATVLGNLLIILAIGTDSRLHTPMYFFLSNLSFVDICFSSTTVPKVLANHILGSQAISFSGCLTQMYFLFMFVDMDNFLLAVMAYDRYVAICHPLHYTARMTLQLCILMVAASWLIANLNVLLHTLLMARLSFCADNIIPHFFCDVTPLLKLSCSDTRLNELMILYVAGLIMIAPFVCILVSYVLIAGAILKVSSPRGRWKAFSTCGSHLAVVCLFYGTIISLYFNPSSSHSSAKDVASAVMYTVVTPMLNPLIYSLRNRDMKGALRKVLTMKFLSTK; from the coding sequence ATGAGAGGCACCAACCAGTCCAGCGTCTCCGAGTTCCTCCTCCTGGGCCTCTCCACgcagccccagcagcagcagctcttgTTCCTGCTCTTCCTCATCATGTACATGGCCACCGTCCTGGGAAACCTGCTCATCATCCTGGCCATCGGCACAGACTCCCGCCTGCAcacccccatgtacttcttcctcagcAACCTGTCCTTCGTGGACATCTGCTTCTCCTCCACCACTGTCCCCAAGGTCCTGGCCAACCACATCCTTGGGAGTCAGGCCATTTCCTTCTCTGGCTGTCTCACGCAGATGTATTTCCTTTTCATGTTTGTGGACATGGACAATTTCTTGCTGGCTgtgatggcctatgaccgctatgtggccatttGTCACCCCTTACACTACACAGCAAGGATGACCCTTCAGCTCTGCATCCTGATGGTGGCTGCATCGTGGCTCATCGCTAATCTGAATGTCCTGTTACACACGCTGCTCATGGCTCGACTCTCATTCTGTGCAGACAACATCATCCCTCACTTCTTCTGTGACGTGACTCCCCTGCTGAAACTCTCCTGCTCTGACACACGCCTCAACGAGCTGATGATTCTTTATGTCGCAGGGCTGATAATGATAGCCCCATTTGTCTGCATCCTCGTTTCTTATGTCCTTATTGCTGGTGCTATCCTGAAGGTCTCGTCCCCGAGGGGAAGATGGAAAGCCTTCTCCACCTGCGGCTCCCACCTAGCTGTGGTCTGCCTCTTCTATGGCACCATCATATCCTTGTATTTCAACCCCTCATCCTCTCACTCATCTGCGAAGGACGTGGCATCTGCTGTGATGTACACAGTGGTGACCCCCATGCTGAACCCTTTAATCTACAGCCTGAGGAACAGGGACATGAAAGGAGCTTTAAGGAAAGTGCTTACCATGAAATTTTTGTCTACTAAATAA